The genomic interval tcaataataattgtgatgcacagaaactataaaaactgttggtacaacgcaacaaagacattaattttgaaatagtaaataatcaaatcaataaagattctaccacgtcaggtcatccataactggactcgttGTTTTCAGCCCCTTATCAACACTTTGATAAATTCTCTAATTGATAaaatctctaatttatgcaaataattTGTCAATTGTGTGTTTCGGTAtctaaacattttaaaatttatgttaaactatattttgatgatgtttggaacCATTAATAaacgtataattatcattattttacaaagaaaaccattTTGGTTTACTTCCGTAAACTATCAAAATTTActatcccgggggtacccatctcaacgttcACATGTGATAttatagtcatgaaaagaattattcataattttattttctcagcaattgaatgctccagtcgTCATGGTTTAAGTATGCATGGTACATATTTTGCCTCTGCTATCATTTTGATtagatttatttccaaattaatcacaataattgcatttttatcatttgtgactaaggctacgtctcgtctgctctttccaccgatagtatcgatatcaagggattctagttaggaagcatttcgtgaaacgggtttagtaagattggaactaactccgtggttggcggataaagatatgactaacttgtccatgtgttgagaaacgggcccctgaataCATTCTCtataatatgggaaatccccaGGTCCTTTGCAAGCAACCCAAATTAAAGATGAATCATATTGATACACAATTCTTTTGAGATGATGTTGAATTCTGGTTTCATAAAAGGCCTTGTTTAATTTGATTCTCCTGTGTGCACACGGAAATGACTTTTTAGATGAGATTTGCGAGAAAATGTTCTCTTGCAGAATGCACATTCAAATGGTTTTAATCCAGAGTGAACTTTCGAATGACGTACAAGATCACTCTTCTGGGCAAAGCATTTCTTACAATGTGaacattcatatttctttccACCTATGTGCATTTGGAGATGACCTTCAAGATAATATTTACGGGTAAATCCTTTCCCACAGAAAAAACATTCATGTAGCTTCTCTCCTGTATGTGTTTTGACATGCTGCTCAAGATCAGATTGACAATCAAATGTTTGTTTACAATGAGGACATAGATGTGAACATTCTTTGTTGTTTCCTTGGATGCGACGTCTTGGGTTACTTTGATCAGAAACTCCTTTCTTTTTCCCTGAATGTGTTCTCAGATGGCGTTCAAGACGACTTTGAGTGGAAAATAACTTCTTACAGTAAAAACACTCATGACACTTTTCTACAGCGTGTTTTTTGACATGACGTTGCATATCTGTTTTAAAACAGAAAGTTTTCTTACATATGAAACATTCATACggcttttctcctgtgtgtatACGAATGTGACATTTTAGATAATAATTACGAGCAAATCGTTTCTTGCAGTATGAACATTCGTATGGCTTTGCAAAAGTACAAACGTCCATATGATGTTCAAGATCACTCTTCTGAGAGAAACCCATCTCACAATGTGAACATTCATATGGCTTTTCTCCTGGATGCGTTCTGTCATGATGCTGAAGATCAGACTgacaatcaacattttgtttactttgagTCTTGCAGAATGAAGGTTCATTCTTTTCTCCTGCATGTGTTACAAGATGACTCTCAAGATCAGTTTGAGAGGAAAATATCTTCTTACAGTATGAACATTCGTGATGCTTTTCTGCACTGTGTTTTTTGACATGATGGTGCAAATCCATTCTAAAAGTGAAGGTTTTCTTACAAATGGAACATTCATATGGCTTCTCTCCCGTGTGCATACGAATGTGGCTTTTTAGATGACATTTACGTGAAAATGTTTTCGTGCAGAATGTACATTCATATGGCTTTAATCCAGAGTGGATTTTCAAATGACGTACAAGATCGCACTTCTGGGCAAAGCATTTCTTACAATGTGGACATTCATATTGTTTTCCACCTCTGTGCACTTGGAGATGGCCTTGTAGATAATATTTACGGGTAAATCCTTTCCCGCAGTAAGAACATTCATGTAGCTTCTCTTCTGTTATTCCTGTATGTGTTTTGACAAGTTGCCCAACAGCGGGTTGAAAAGAAAAAGCTTGTTTGCCGTTTGAACTTTCATTTAGCTTCCTTCCAGAATGTACAGTTGAATGGATTTTATCTCCACTGTTGAGTAACATATCATGATCTTTCCCATCTTGTTTGTTGTCAATAGtgtattctgaagtcaaagacaaaaaataaggaaaacatCCTGTCACCACTCCAATGACATGCCTGCCATAAGGACTTTCTACAAGCAGGTAAATGCAAATTATCAGGGAAACAGACAACAGATGAACTAATACCCAATTGTGGATATGACTGTCAACCCTAGAAGAAAACTGAAAAGCCATACAGGATGCTGTCCTGTAAATCCCCCATGGCATCGCATGGAGTGAAGCAGGCAAGCcaattaatattgatatttgaccttttgacccctagatgaccttgaCCCCATTATCCTCAATAACACATGTATTACCAAAGGGTGATTTGATgcggaaataaagaaatgagagaaagttacacacaaaaaattcaaaaaaggATAGACATGACCTcttatcatttgaccttttgaacCCTAGATGACCTGAGACCCCATCACCCTCATCCGAGAtgccaacctgaacaagaacatttcagtattttaaaggctgaaaatcagtattttagtAAGAAAATCAGTACAATCACAAAAATACCAAAGGACAACACATATAAACTGAAACTTTAGTAATAAGTAATTTGCATGAAACCACCAGTATCCTTTCCGTAATAATTACTGGAAACCACTACTATTTGGCACTTCTATCTCATAGACACACGTGTGGTATTATCCAAGGATCATAACAAGTATGAACTTAGtagatgcagaaataaagaaatgagagcaagttgaacaaaaacattTAGGAACAGACTACTAAcagaccaac from Lytechinus pictus isolate F3 Inbred chromosome 2, Lp3.0, whole genome shotgun sequence carries:
- the LOC135156669 gene encoding zinc finger protein 260-like; the encoded protein is MIRIKQEAPEKEERHTNTDLSLKPNEGHVSLIGKDEMRTLHNLLEETVESVIGVQIKLEAEDGTVHTPLPSNASSEKRVQSFLGVQVKQKMLSLNTNSEDSTQSVKGVQENEKRSIQLSDKTNPSVIEVIIKGEQDGMVSNTDGISDEVTHLSTKIYIKQEPSGETCENLVPPSREGKLKQEVDSSNPISSTSSGGERKDSEQASTSEYTIDNKQDGKDHDMLLNSGDKIHSTVHSGRKLNESSNGKQAFSFQPAVGQLVKTHTGITEEKLHECSYCGKGFTRKYYLQGHLQVHRGGKQYECPHCKKCFAQKCDLVRHLKIHSGLKPYECTFCTKTFSRKCHLKSHIRMHTGEKPYECSICKKTFTFRMDLHHHVKKHSAEKHHECSYCKKIFSSQTDLESHLVTHAGEKNEPSFCKTQSKQNVDCQSDLQHHDRTHPGEKPYECSHCEMGFSQKSDLEHHMDVCTFAKPYECSYCKKRFARNYYLKCHIRIHTGEKPYECFICKKTFCFKTDMQRHVKKHAVEKCHECFYCKKLFSTQSRLERHLRTHSGKKKGVSDQSNPRRRIQGNNKECSHLCPHCKQTFDCQSDLEQHVKTHTGEKLHECFFCGKGFTRKYYLEGHLQMHIGGKKYECSHCKKCFAQKSDLVRHSKVHSGLKPFECAFCKRTFSRKSHLKSHFRVHTGESN